Proteins from a single region of Tistrella mobilis:
- a CDS encoding TRAP transporter permease, translating into MAASQTGGRGAPPKGEGEGDIAAAEALVAQVEAGARAPTSSVMRWLIVALCLGWSAFQLYIAYVPFDQFLARVFHLTFALLLAFLCYPAYREPDGRLAKLLDRLSGGPRSALTRVPVYDLVLAVVAAVAVLYLWWDYEEIVMRAGLPLQRDIWFGLVTIILLLEAARRTLGPALAILAIVFLGYCIVGPWLPGIIRHPGVPLDFLMSDMYLSDTGIFGVPIGVSVSFVFLFVLFGALLDRAGAGRYFIDVAFSLLGHLRGGPAKAAVVASGLTGLVSGSSIANTVTTGTFTIPLMKKVGLPAHKAGAVEVAASTNGQLMPPVMGAAAFIMAEILGIPYLDVVRAALIPAVISYLALLYVVHLEACKLDLKPVPRSELPRFRQTFFAGLHFLIPVVVLVWYLVVLQRSATLSVLLAIEAMAVIMIVQRPILAWLTREPGTPMGQILRDGVAQGLQDIFEGLINGARNMVAVGIATAAAGIIVGAVTITGLVGRFVTLIDVISFGNIYLMLVLTAITSIILGMGLPTTANYIIMATLTAPVIVQLGGDAGLIFPLIAAHLFVFYFGILADDTPPVGLAAYAAAAIARADPIKTGVQGFTYDMRTAILPFIFLFNTDLLMISGVDDAGRAVWIDDPIHLAWISICAVAAMFAFAAGLQGWFARACKGWERLALFAVAFAMFRPGFLAPYIPLMGRIEVQALALALLAVIYLWQRRTAGPDRRPAAAR; encoded by the coding sequence ATGGCTGCATCGCAAACGGGGGGCCGCGGTGCGCCCCCGAAGGGTGAGGGCGAGGGCGACATCGCGGCGGCCGAGGCCCTGGTCGCGCAGGTCGAAGCGGGCGCGCGCGCGCCGACCAGCTCGGTGATGCGCTGGCTGATCGTCGCCCTCTGCCTCGGCTGGTCGGCCTTTCAGCTCTATATCGCCTATGTGCCCTTCGACCAGTTCCTGGCGCGGGTGTTCCACCTGACCTTCGCCCTGCTGCTCGCCTTCCTGTGCTACCCGGCCTATCGCGAGCCCGATGGCCGCCTGGCGAAACTGCTCGACCGCCTGTCCGGGGGGCCGCGGTCGGCATTGACCAGGGTGCCGGTCTACGACCTGGTGCTGGCGGTGGTGGCTGCGGTTGCGGTCCTCTATCTCTGGTGGGATTACGAAGAGATCGTCATGCGTGCGGGCCTGCCGCTTCAGCGTGACATCTGGTTCGGTCTCGTCACCATCATCCTGCTGCTCGAAGCCGCCCGGCGCACGCTTGGGCCGGCGCTCGCGATCCTGGCGATCGTGTTCCTCGGCTATTGCATCGTCGGCCCCTGGCTGCCCGGCATCATCCGCCATCCGGGCGTGCCGCTCGACTTCCTGATGAGCGACATGTACCTCAGCGATACCGGCATTTTCGGTGTGCCGATCGGCGTGTCGGTCAGCTTCGTCTTCCTGTTCGTGCTGTTCGGCGCGCTGCTCGATCGGGCGGGCGCCGGGCGCTATTTCATCGACGTCGCCTTCTCGCTGCTCGGCCATCTGCGCGGCGGGCCGGCCAAGGCGGCCGTGGTCGCCTCGGGGCTGACCGGGCTGGTTTCGGGCTCGTCGATCGCCAACACCGTCACCACCGGCACCTTCACCATCCCCCTGATGAAGAAGGTCGGCCTGCCCGCCCACAAGGCCGGCGCGGTCGAGGTCGCGGCCTCGACCAACGGCCAGCTGATGCCGCCGGTGATGGGGGCAGCCGCCTTCATCATGGCGGAAATCCTGGGCATTCCCTATCTGGACGTGGTGCGCGCCGCCCTGATCCCGGCGGTGATCTCGTATCTGGCGCTGCTCTATGTCGTCCATCTCGAAGCCTGCAAGCTGGACCTGAAACCGGTACCGCGCTCGGAACTGCCGCGCTTCCGCCAGACCTTCTTCGCCGGGCTGCACTTCCTGATCCCGGTGGTGGTGCTGGTCTGGTATCTGGTGGTGTTGCAGCGCTCGGCCACGCTGTCGGTGCTGCTGGCGATCGAAGCCATGGCCGTGATCATGATCGTGCAGCGGCCGATCCTGGCCTGGCTGACCCGCGAACCGGGCACACCCATGGGGCAGATCCTGCGCGACGGCGTCGCCCAGGGGCTGCAGGACATCTTCGAAGGGCTGATCAACGGGGCCCGCAACATGGTGGCGGTGGGCATCGCCACCGCGGCGGCCGGCATCATCGTGGGCGCCGTCACCATCACCGGCCTGGTCGGGCGGTTCGTCACCCTCATCGACGTGATCAGCTTCGGCAACATCTATCTGATGCTGGTGCTGACCGCGATCACCTCGATCATCCTGGGCATGGGCCTGCCGACCACGGCCAACTACATCATCATGGCGACGCTGACCGCGCCGGTGATCGTGCAGCTGGGCGGCGATGCCGGGCTGATCTTCCCGTTGATCGCGGCGCATCTCTTCGTGTTCTATTTCGGCATCCTGGCCGACGACACGCCACCGGTCGGGCTCGCCGCCTATGCCGCCGCCGCCATCGCCCGCGCCGACCCGATCAAAACCGGCGTCCAGGGCTTCACCTACGATATGCGGACGGCGATCCTGCCCTTCATCTTCCTGTTCAACACCGATCTGCTGATGATCTCGGGTGTCGACGATGCCGGGCGGGCGGTGTGGATCGACGATCCGATCCATCTGGCCTGGATCTCGATCTGTGCGGTGGCGGCGATGTTCGCCTTCGCCGCCGGGCTGCAGGGCTGGTTCGCCCGGGCCTGCAAGGGCTGGGAGCGGCTGGCGCTGTTCGCCGTCGCCTTCGCCATGTTCCGGCCGGGCTTCCTGGCGCCCTATATCCCCCTGATGGGGCGGATCGAGGTGCAGGCCCTGGCTCTGGCGCTGCTGGCCGTGATCTATCTCTGGCAGCGGCGCACCGCCGGGCCGGACCGCAGGCCGGCTGCGGCCCGCTGA
- the tldD gene encoding metalloprotease TldD, translating into MPDTAKLTATDPFFASGALDRSRLERQVAEALAGADDGELFLEYRQSEVLGFDDGHLRSATFDTVQGFGMRAVAGDTVAYAHASQIDDDALARAADTVGAVLRGHGGTLDLAPAKPGPALYQPGNPLDAMPFADKVKLLAEIDAWARARDNRVRQVSATLSANWQVVEILRPDGSSARDVRPLVRIGVSLLVGEGDRQESGYAGAGGRAGYTAWVAPERWQALVEEALSQALINLEAAPAPAGEMTVVLGSGWPGILLHEAVGHGLEGDFNRRRLSAFSGLIGERVAAPGVTVVDDGTLPDRRGSLTIDDEGTPSSRTVLIEDGILKGYMQDRMNARLMGVPVTGNGRRESYAHQPLPRMTNTYMLGGDKDPAEIIASVKRGLYAKEFGGGQVDITSGKFTFSASLAYLIEDGKITRPVKGATLIGNGPDVLKRVSMIGNDMALDGGIGSCGKDGQWVPVGVGQPTLRIDGLTVGGTEIAA; encoded by the coding sequence ATGCCCGATACCGCCAAGCTCACCGCCACCGATCCCTTCTTCGCCTCGGGGGCACTCGACCGCTCGCGCCTGGAACGCCAGGTCGCCGAGGCGCTCGCGGGGGCGGATGACGGCGAACTCTTCCTCGAATACCGGCAATCCGAAGTGCTGGGCTTCGACGACGGCCATCTGCGCTCCGCCACCTTCGACACCGTCCAGGGTTTCGGCATGCGGGCCGTGGCCGGCGATACCGTCGCCTATGCCCATGCCAGCCAGATCGACGACGACGCGCTGGCGCGTGCCGCCGACACGGTCGGCGCGGTGCTGCGCGGCCATGGCGGCACGCTGGATCTGGCGCCCGCAAAGCCCGGCCCCGCGCTCTACCAGCCCGGCAACCCGCTGGATGCGATGCCCTTTGCCGACAAGGTGAAGCTGCTGGCCGAGATCGATGCCTGGGCGCGGGCCCGCGACAACCGGGTCCGCCAGGTCAGCGCCACGCTGTCGGCCAACTGGCAGGTGGTCGAGATCCTGCGCCCCGACGGCAGCTCCGCCCGCGACGTGCGGCCGCTGGTCCGCATCGGCGTTTCGCTGCTGGTGGGCGAAGGCGACCGCCAGGAAAGCGGCTATGCCGGCGCCGGCGGCCGCGCCGGCTATACCGCCTGGGTGGCGCCGGAACGCTGGCAGGCGCTGGTCGAAGAGGCGCTGTCGCAGGCGCTGATCAATCTGGAAGCCGCCCCCGCCCCCGCCGGCGAGATGACCGTGGTGCTGGGCTCCGGCTGGCCCGGCATCCTGCTGCATGAAGCCGTGGGCCACGGGCTGGAGGGCGATTTCAACCGCCGCAGGCTCTCGGCCTTCTCGGGGCTCATCGGCGAGCGTGTGGCCGCCCCCGGCGTCACCGTGGTCGACGACGGCACCCTGCCCGACCGGCGCGGCTCGCTCACCATCGACGACGAGGGCACGCCCTCGTCCCGCACCGTGCTGATCGAGGACGGCATCCTGAAAGGCTATATGCAGGACCGGATGAATGCCCGGCTGATGGGCGTGCCGGTTACCGGCAACGGCCGCCGCGAAAGCTATGCCCATCAGCCGCTGCCGCGGATGACCAACACCTACATGCTGGGCGGCGACAAGGATCCGGCCGAGATCATCGCCTCGGTCAAGCGCGGCCTCTATGCCAAGGAATTCGGCGGCGGCCAGGTCGACATCACCTCGGGCAAGTTCACCTTCTCGGCCTCGCTCGCCTATCTGATCGAGGACGGGAAGATCACCCGGCCGGTGAAGGGCGCCACCCTGATCGGCAACGGCCCCGACGTGCTCAAGCGGGTGTCGATGATCGGCAACGACATGGCGCTCGACGGCGGCATCGGCTCGTGCGGCAAGGACGGCCAGTGGGTGCCGGTGGGCGTGGGCCAGCCGACCCTGCGCATCGACGGGCTGACGGTGGGCGGTACCGAAATCGCCGCCTGA
- a CDS encoding BKACE family enzyme, producing the protein MTTAYDMPAVLAVAPNGARRGKADHAALPLTPAELAQAAADAVAAGASMIHLHVRDADGRHSLDADLYRAAIAAVEDATGDRLLIQVTSEAAGVYDAPAQIAAMRALKPGFCSLGLKEFLPEGAGRAAETDLYRLLDDLAAAGGRWQWILYDAHEVERLARLRDRGILQVAGGLDGGAAPVLYVLGRYAPGGGRPGDLVGFLAARAETGFEDPWMVCAFGPAELAATGAALSLGGHARLGFENNMTLRDGAPAPDNAALIGQAAGVAAALGRPVADAATARALFGIG; encoded by the coding sequence ATGACGACGGCTTATGACATGCCAGCGGTTCTGGCGGTGGCACCCAATGGTGCGCGCCGCGGCAAGGCCGATCATGCCGCCCTGCCGCTGACGCCGGCCGAGCTGGCGCAGGCCGCCGCCGATGCCGTGGCAGCAGGGGCGTCGATGATCCATCTGCATGTCCGCGATGCCGATGGCCGGCACAGCCTGGACGCCGATCTCTACCGTGCGGCCATCGCCGCGGTGGAAGACGCCACCGGCGACCGGTTGCTGATCCAGGTGACCAGCGAGGCGGCGGGCGTCTACGACGCGCCGGCGCAGATTGCCGCGATGCGGGCGCTGAAACCCGGCTTCTGTTCGCTGGGGCTGAAGGAATTCCTGCCCGAGGGGGCCGGGCGTGCGGCCGAGACCGATCTCTACCGGCTGCTGGACGATCTGGCCGCGGCGGGTGGCCGCTGGCAGTGGATCCTCTATGATGCGCACGAGGTGGAGCGTCTGGCCCGCCTGCGCGACCGGGGCATCCTGCAGGTGGCCGGCGGGCTGGATGGCGGTGCGGCGCCGGTGCTGTATGTGCTGGGGCGCTATGCCCCGGGTGGCGGCCGGCCGGGGGATCTGGTCGGCTTTCTGGCCGCCCGTGCCGAGACGGGGTTCGAGGACCCCTGGATGGTCTGCGCCTTCGGGCCCGCGGAACTGGCGGCGACCGGTGCGGCGCTGTCGCTGGGCGGCCATGCGCGGCTCGGCTTCGAGAACAACATGACCTTGCGCGACGGGGCCCCCGCCCCGGACAACGCCGCACTGATCGGCCAGGCGGCCGGGGTGGCGGCGGCGCTGGGGCGGCCCGTCGCCGATGCGGCGACGGCGCGTGCCCTGTTCGGGATCGGCTGA
- a CDS encoding MurR/RpiR family transcriptional regulator yields MSGAAGADEVLQRIEAGMDGLSPQLRRAARHLLDHPDRVPLVSMRRLADEAGVTPATFVRLAEKLGYAGFTELGALFRDRLAGGGDGRYADRSRRLQRLGAGDGPAGLVADFLAADRANLDQSLGADAAPALAAAAGAIVAARRVVVIGQRKCHTLGFFLAYALDLVRPGVTLAGDAAGLLPDRLRDLGPGDVLIAATITRYARATRDAVVFAAGAGATVVVLTDDRDGPVAAYADHVLLLAHDGPGIFRSLTGGLALAQALVGLVAVGIGAPADDRVARAEAHLDGFRTLLDGPAQRRSIAPRGSRKDRSTSKPGAITGRQGGVDDG; encoded by the coding sequence ATGAGCGGAGCGGCGGGCGCGGACGAGGTGCTGCAGCGGATCGAGGCCGGCATGGACGGTCTCAGCCCGCAGCTGCGCCGCGCGGCGCGCCATCTGCTCGACCACCCCGACCGCGTGCCCCTGGTGTCGATGCGCCGCCTTGCCGACGAAGCGGGGGTGACGCCCGCCACCTTCGTGCGCCTGGCCGAAAAGCTGGGCTATGCCGGCTTCACCGAACTGGGGGCGCTGTTCCGCGACCGGCTGGCCGGTGGCGGCGACGGCCGCTATGCCGACCGCTCGCGCCGGCTGCAGCGTCTGGGGGCCGGTGACGGCCCTGCCGGGCTGGTCGCCGACTTTCTGGCGGCCGACCGGGCCAATCTGGACCAGAGCCTCGGGGCCGATGCGGCCCCGGCGCTGGCGGCAGCCGCCGGGGCGATCGTGGCCGCCCGCCGGGTGGTGGTGATCGGCCAGCGCAAATGCCACACTCTCGGCTTCTTCCTGGCCTATGCACTCGATCTGGTCCGGCCCGGCGTCACGCTTGCCGGCGATGCGGCAGGGCTCTTGCCCGACCGGCTGCGGGATCTGGGGCCGGGCGACGTGCTGATCGCGGCGACCATCACCCGCTATGCCCGGGCGACCCGCGATGCGGTGGTCTTTGCCGCCGGCGCCGGGGCGACTGTGGTGGTGCTGACCGACGACCGCGACGGCCCGGTCGCCGCCTATGCCGATCATGTCCTGCTGCTGGCCCATGACGGGCCCGGCATCTTCCGCTCCCTGACCGGCGGGCTGGCCCTTGCCCAGGCCCTGGTCGGGCTGGTGGCGGTGGGCATCGGCGCGCCCGCCGACGACCGTGTGGCCCGCGCCGAAGCCCATCTCGACGGATTTCGCACATTGCTCGACGGTCCGGCGCAACGACGTTCCATCGCACCCCGCGGATCGCGAAAAGATCGCTCAACTTCGAAGCCCGGTGCGATCACGGGCAGACAAGGCGGGGTCGATGATGGATGA
- a CDS encoding TAXI family TRAP transporter solute-binding subunit — protein sequence MFVRKTALAATVFAAGLAGATVPAAAATDILIGGGAVTGVYYQVALQACAIINKQAADKLNCVGRPALGSVFNVNAVSRGLLDFGVAQSDANYNAWSGAADWDGKKVENLRSVFSVHPETVLLVTRKETGIKSVEDLKGKTVNIGNPGSGQRGNAMDVLDLYGINPDADLNAQGLQQGEASRALVDSKIDAFFYTVGNPSAAIEDPANSTEIDLINVNSDAIKKFVGERPYYVMTSIPANTYRGVDHPTETYAVKATMITSSDVSEDTVYTFVKTFFENFDAFKASNAAFRDLEPKQMLEGLTAPLHPGAEKYYKEKGWM from the coding sequence ATGTTCGTTCGCAAAACGGCCCTTGCGGCCACCGTCTTCGCCGCGGGTCTGGCGGGCGCCACGGTTCCGGCCGCGGCGGCCACCGACATTCTGATCGGCGGCGGTGCGGTCACCGGCGTCTACTATCAGGTGGCGCTGCAGGCCTGTGCCATCATCAACAAGCAGGCGGCCGACAAGCTGAACTGCGTCGGCCGTCCGGCGCTGGGGTCGGTGTTCAACGTCAATGCCGTCAGCCGCGGCCTGCTCGACTTCGGCGTCGCGCAGTCCGACGCCAACTACAATGCCTGGAGCGGCGCGGCCGACTGGGACGGCAAGAAGGTCGAGAACCTGCGCAGCGTGTTCTCGGTCCATCCTGAGACCGTGCTGCTGGTCACCCGCAAGGAGACCGGCATCAAGTCGGTCGAGGATCTGAAGGGCAAGACCGTCAACATCGGCAATCCGGGCTCGGGCCAGCGCGGCAATGCCATGGACGTGCTGGACCTTTACGGCATCAATCCGGACGCGGATCTGAACGCCCAGGGCCTGCAGCAGGGTGAGGCCTCGCGCGCCCTGGTCGACAGCAAGATCGACGCCTTCTTCTACACCGTCGGCAACCCGTCGGCGGCGATCGAGGATCCGGCGAACTCGACCGAGATCGACCTGATCAACGTCAACTCCGACGCGATCAAGAAGTTCGTCGGCGAGCGGCCGTATTACGTGATGACCAGCATCCCGGCCAACACCTATCGCGGCGTCGATCATCCGACCGAGACCTATGCGGTCAAGGCGACGATGATCACCAGCTCCGACGTCTCGGAAGACACGGTCTACACCTTCGTGAAGACCTTCTTCGAGAACTTCGATGCCTTCAAGGCGTCGAACGCCGCCTTCCGCGACCTGGAGCCCAAGCAGATGCTGGAGGGTCTGACCGCTCCGCTGCATCCGGGCGCCGAGAAGTACTACAAGGAGAAGGGCTGGATGTAA